A region of Homo sapiens chromosome X, GRCh38.p14 Primary Assembly DNA encodes the following proteins:
- the PNCK gene encoding calcium/calmodulin-dependent protein kinase type 1B isoform b (isoform b is encoded by transcript variant 2), whose translation MWRRVCGGLAGRRPSGDMLLLKKHTEDISSVYEIRERLGSGAFSEVVLAQERGSAHLVALKCIPKKALRGKEALVENEIAVLRRISHPNIVALEDVHESPSHLYLAMELVTGGELFDRIMERGSYTEKDASHLVGQVLGAVSYLHSLGIVHRDLKPENLLYATPFEDSKIMVSDFGLSKIQAGNMLGTACGTPGYVAPELLEQKPYGKAVDVWALGVISYILLCGYPPFYDESDPELFSQILRASYEFDSPFWDDISESAKDFIRHLLERDPQKRFTCQQALRHLWISGDTAFDRDILGSVSEQIRKNFARTHWKRAFNATSFLRHIRKLGQIPEGEGASEQGMARHSHSGLRAGQPPKW comes from the exons ATGTGGAGGCGTGTATGCGGTGGCCTCGCTGGGAGGCGTCCGTCTGGGG aCATGCTGCTGCTGAAGAAACACACGGAGGACATCAGCAGCGTCTACGAGATCCGCGAGAGGCTCGGCTC GGGTGCCTTCTCCGAGGTGGTGCTGGCCCAGGAGCGGGGCTCCGCACACCTCGTGGCCCTCAAGTGCATCCCCAAGAAGGCCCTCCGGGGCAAGGAGGCCCTGGTGGAGAACGAGATCGCAGTGCTCCGTAG GATCAGTCACCCCAACATCGTCGCTCTGGAGGATGTCCACGAGAGCCCTTCCCACCTCTACCTGGCCATGGAACT GGTGACGGGTGGCGAGCTGTTTGACCGCATCATGGAGCGCGGCTCCTACACAGAGAAGGATGCCAGCCATCTGGTGGGTCAGGTCCTTGGCGCCGTCTCCTACCTGCACAGCCTGGGGATCGTGCACCGGGACCTCAAG CCCGAAAACCTCCTGTATGCCACGCCCTTTGAGGACTCGAAGATCATGGTCTCTGACTTTGGACTCTCCAAAATCCAGGCTGGGAACATGCTAGGCACCGCCTGTGGGACCCCTGGATATGTGG CCCCAGAGCTCTTGGAGCAGAAACCCTACGGGAAGGCCGTAGATGTGTGGGCCCTGGGCGTCATCTCCTACATCCT GCTGTGTGGGTACCCCCCCTTCTACGACGAGAGCGACCCTGAGCTCTTCAGCCAGATCCTGAGGGCCAGCTATGAGTTTGACTCTCCTTTCTGGGATGACATCTCAGAATCAG CCAAAGACTTCATCCGGCACCTTCTGGAGCGAGACCCCCAGAAGAGGTTCACCTGCCAACAGGCCTTGCGGCACCTTTG GATCTCTGGGGACACAGCCTTCGACAGGGACATCTTAGGCTCTGTCAGTGAGCAGATCCGGAAGAACTTTGCTCGGACACACTGGAAG CGAGCCTTCAATGCCACCTCGTTCCTGCGCCACATCCGGAAGCTGGGGCAGATCCCAGAGGGCGAGGGGGCCTCTGAGCAGGGCATGGCCCGCCACAGCCACTCAGGCCTCCGTGCTGGCCAGCCCCCCAAGTGGTGA
- the PNCK gene encoding calcium/calmodulin-dependent protein kinase type 1B isoform c (isoform c is encoded by transcript variant 3) translates to MLLLKKHTEDISSVYEIRERLGSGAFSEVVLAQERGSAHLVALKCIPKKALRGKEALVENEIAVLRRISHPNIVALEDVHESPSHLYLAMELVTGGELFDRIMERGSYTEKDASHLVGQVLGAVSYLHSLGIVHRDLKPENLLYATPFEDSKIMVSDFGLSKIQAGNMLGTACGTPGYVAPELLEQKPYGKAVDVWALGVISYILLCGYPPFYDESDPELFSQILRASYEFDSPFWDDISESAKDFIRHLLERDPQKRFTCQQALRHLWISGDTAFDRDILGSVSEQIRKNFARTHWKRAFNATSFLRHIRKLGQIPEGEGASEQGMARHSHSGLRAGQPPKW, encoded by the exons ATGCTGCTGCTGAAGAAACACACGGAGGACATCAGCAGCGTCTACGAGATCCGCGAGAGGCTCGGCTC GGGTGCCTTCTCCGAGGTGGTGCTGGCCCAGGAGCGGGGCTCCGCACACCTCGTGGCCCTCAAGTGCATCCCCAAGAAGGCCCTCCGGGGCAAGGAGGCCCTGGTGGAGAACGAGATCGCAGTGCTCCGTAG GATCAGTCACCCCAACATCGTCGCTCTGGAGGATGTCCACGAGAGCCCTTCCCACCTCTACCTGGCCATGGAACT GGTGACGGGTGGCGAGCTGTTTGACCGCATCATGGAGCGCGGCTCCTACACAGAGAAGGATGCCAGCCATCTGGTGGGTCAGGTCCTTGGCGCCGTCTCCTACCTGCACAGCCTGGGGATCGTGCACCGGGACCTCAAG CCCGAAAACCTCCTGTATGCCACGCCCTTTGAGGACTCGAAGATCATGGTCTCTGACTTTGGACTCTCCAAAATCCAGGCTGGGAACATGCTAGGCACCGCCTGTGGGACCCCTGGATATGTGG CCCCAGAGCTCTTGGAGCAGAAACCCTACGGGAAGGCCGTAGATGTGTGGGCCCTGGGCGTCATCTCCTACATCCT GCTGTGTGGGTACCCCCCCTTCTACGACGAGAGCGACCCTGAGCTCTTCAGCCAGATCCTGAGGGCCAGCTATGAGTTTGACTCTCCTTTCTGGGATGACATCTCAGAATCAG CCAAAGACTTCATCCGGCACCTTCTGGAGCGAGACCCCCAGAAGAGGTTCACCTGCCAACAGGCCTTGCGGCACCTTTG GATCTCTGGGGACACAGCCTTCGACAGGGACATCTTAGGCTCTGTCAGTGAGCAGATCCGGAAGAACTTTGCTCGGACACACTGGAAG CGAGCCTTCAATGCCACCTCGTTCCTGCGCCACATCCGGAAGCTGGGGCAGATCCCAGAGGGCGAGGGGGCCTCTGAGCAGGGCATGGCCCGCCACAGCCACTCAGGCCTCCGTGCTGGCCAGCCCCCCAAGTGGTGA
- the PNCK gene encoding calcium/calmodulin-dependent protein kinase type 1B isoform X1, translating into MISIKGMLWLLGREESEDMLLLKKHTEDISSVYEIRERLGSGAFSEVVLAQERGSAHLVALKCIPKKALRGKEALVENEIAVLRRISHPNIVALEDVHESPSHLYLAMELVTGGELFDRIMERGSYTEKDASHLVGQVLGAVSYLHSLGIVHRDLKPENLLYATPFEDSKIMVSDFGLSKIQAGNMLGTACGTPGYVAPELLEQKPYGKAVDVWALGVISYILLCGYPPFYDESDPELFSQILRASYEFDSPFWDDISESAKDFIRHLLERDPQKRFTCQQALRHLWISGDTAFDRDILGSVSEQIRKNFARTHWKRAFNATSFLRHIRKLGQIPEGEGASEQGMARHSHSGLRAGQPPKW; encoded by the exons ATGATCTCAATAAAAGGAATGCTCTGGCTGCTGGGTAGAGAAGAAAGCGAGG aCATGCTGCTGCTGAAGAAACACACGGAGGACATCAGCAGCGTCTACGAGATCCGCGAGAGGCTCGGCTC GGGTGCCTTCTCCGAGGTGGTGCTGGCCCAGGAGCGGGGCTCCGCACACCTCGTGGCCCTCAAGTGCATCCCCAAGAAGGCCCTCCGGGGCAAGGAGGCCCTGGTGGAGAACGAGATCGCAGTGCTCCGTAG GATCAGTCACCCCAACATCGTCGCTCTGGAGGATGTCCACGAGAGCCCTTCCCACCTCTACCTGGCCATGGAACT GGTGACGGGTGGCGAGCTGTTTGACCGCATCATGGAGCGCGGCTCCTACACAGAGAAGGATGCCAGCCATCTGGTGGGTCAGGTCCTTGGCGCCGTCTCCTACCTGCACAGCCTGGGGATCGTGCACCGGGACCTCAAG CCCGAAAACCTCCTGTATGCCACGCCCTTTGAGGACTCGAAGATCATGGTCTCTGACTTTGGACTCTCCAAAATCCAGGCTGGGAACATGCTAGGCACCGCCTGTGGGACCCCTGGATATGTGG CCCCAGAGCTCTTGGAGCAGAAACCCTACGGGAAGGCCGTAGATGTGTGGGCCCTGGGCGTCATCTCCTACATCCT GCTGTGTGGGTACCCCCCCTTCTACGACGAGAGCGACCCTGAGCTCTTCAGCCAGATCCTGAGGGCCAGCTATGAGTTTGACTCTCCTTTCTGGGATGACATCTCAGAATCAG CCAAAGACTTCATCCGGCACCTTCTGGAGCGAGACCCCCAGAAGAGGTTCACCTGCCAACAGGCCTTGCGGCACCTTTG GATCTCTGGGGACACAGCCTTCGACAGGGACATCTTAGGCTCTGTCAGTGAGCAGATCCGGAAGAACTTTGCTCGGACACACTGGAAG CGAGCCTTCAATGCCACCTCGTTCCTGCGCCACATCCGGAAGCTGGGGCAGATCCCAGAGGGCGAGGGGGCCTCTGAGCAGGGCATGGCCCGCCACAGCCACTCAGGCCTCCGTGCTGGCCAGCCCCCCAAGTGGTGA
- the PNCK gene encoding calcium/calmodulin-dependent protein kinase type 1B isoform a (isoform a is encoded by transcript variant 1) has protein sequence MEAAFGQVAGSACPRRGGEGRDWKAESLADLWPKSSPGDSHRWCKGPGAGPAGPQLREAARASSGLGGGGRHPSRIPAIALQDMLLLKKHTEDISSVYEIRERLGSGAFSEVVLAQERGSAHLVALKCIPKKALRGKEALVENEIAVLRRISHPNIVALEDVHESPSHLYLAMELVTGGELFDRIMERGSYTEKDASHLVGQVLGAVSYLHSLGIVHRDLKPENLLYATPFEDSKIMVSDFGLSKIQAGNMLGTACGTPGYVAPELLEQKPYGKAVDVWALGVISYILLCGYPPFYDESDPELFSQILRASYEFDSPFWDDISESAKDFIRHLLERDPQKRFTCQQALRHLWISGDTAFDRDILGSVSEQIRKNFARTHWKRAFNATSFLRHIRKLGQIPEGEGASEQGMARHSHSGLRAGQPPKW, from the exons ATGGAGGCTGCTTTCGGGCAAGTGGCCGGGTCAGCCTGTCCTCGGAGAGGCggtgaaggcagagactggaaggCAGAGAGCCTTGCCGACCTGTGGCCGAAGAGCTCTCCGGGAGACAGCCACCGgtggtgcaaaggccctggggccgGCCCAGCCGGGCCGCAGCTCCGGGAGGCGGCGCGAGCGAGCAGTGGGCTGGGCGGTGGCGGCCGGCACCCGAGCCGGATCCCGGCGATTGCCTTACAAG aCATGCTGCTGCTGAAGAAACACACGGAGGACATCAGCAGCGTCTACGAGATCCGCGAGAGGCTCGGCTC GGGTGCCTTCTCCGAGGTGGTGCTGGCCCAGGAGCGGGGCTCCGCACACCTCGTGGCCCTCAAGTGCATCCCCAAGAAGGCCCTCCGGGGCAAGGAGGCCCTGGTGGAGAACGAGATCGCAGTGCTCCGTAG GATCAGTCACCCCAACATCGTCGCTCTGGAGGATGTCCACGAGAGCCCTTCCCACCTCTACCTGGCCATGGAACT GGTGACGGGTGGCGAGCTGTTTGACCGCATCATGGAGCGCGGCTCCTACACAGAGAAGGATGCCAGCCATCTGGTGGGTCAGGTCCTTGGCGCCGTCTCCTACCTGCACAGCCTGGGGATCGTGCACCGGGACCTCAAG CCCGAAAACCTCCTGTATGCCACGCCCTTTGAGGACTCGAAGATCATGGTCTCTGACTTTGGACTCTCCAAAATCCAGGCTGGGAACATGCTAGGCACCGCCTGTGGGACCCCTGGATATGTGG CCCCAGAGCTCTTGGAGCAGAAACCCTACGGGAAGGCCGTAGATGTGTGGGCCCTGGGCGTCATCTCCTACATCCT GCTGTGTGGGTACCCCCCCTTCTACGACGAGAGCGACCCTGAGCTCTTCAGCCAGATCCTGAGGGCCAGCTATGAGTTTGACTCTCCTTTCTGGGATGACATCTCAGAATCAG CCAAAGACTTCATCCGGCACCTTCTGGAGCGAGACCCCCAGAAGAGGTTCACCTGCCAACAGGCCTTGCGGCACCTTTG GATCTCTGGGGACACAGCCTTCGACAGGGACATCTTAGGCTCTGTCAGTGAGCAGATCCGGAAGAACTTTGCTCGGACACACTGGAAG CGAGCCTTCAATGCCACCTCGTTCCTGCGCCACATCCGGAAGCTGGGGCAGATCCCAGAGGGCGAGGGGGCCTCTGAGCAGGGCATGGCCCGCCACAGCCACTCAGGCCTCCGTGCTGGCCAGCCCCCCAAGTGGTGA
- the PNCK gene encoding calcium/calmodulin-dependent protein kinase type 1B isoform X3: MLLLKKHTEDISSVYEIRERLGSGAFSEVVLAQERGSAHLVALKCIPKKALRGKEALVENEIAVLRRISHPNIVALEDVHESPSHLYLAMELVTGGELFDRIMERGSYTEKDASHLVGQVLGAVSYLHSLGIVHRDLKPENLLYATPFEDSKIMVSDFGLSKIQAGNMLGTACGTPGYVGEGRHPEACWEWGGLGDPRQPGRLLCPLPLCGPFLGLSRPSQ; this comes from the exons ATGCTGCTGCTGAAGAAACACACGGAGGACATCAGCAGCGTCTACGAGATCCGCGAGAGGCTCGGCTC GGGTGCCTTCTCCGAGGTGGTGCTGGCCCAGGAGCGGGGCTCCGCACACCTCGTGGCCCTCAAGTGCATCCCCAAGAAGGCCCTCCGGGGCAAGGAGGCCCTGGTGGAGAACGAGATCGCAGTGCTCCGTAG GATCAGTCACCCCAACATCGTCGCTCTGGAGGATGTCCACGAGAGCCCTTCCCACCTCTACCTGGCCATGGAACT GGTGACGGGTGGCGAGCTGTTTGACCGCATCATGGAGCGCGGCTCCTACACAGAGAAGGATGCCAGCCATCTGGTGGGTCAGGTCCTTGGCGCCGTCTCCTACCTGCACAGCCTGGGGATCGTGCACCGGGACCTCAAG CCCGAAAACCTCCTGTATGCCACGCCCTTTGAGGACTCGAAGATCATGGTCTCTGACTTTGGACTCTCCAAAATCCAGGCTGGGAACATGCTAGGCACCGCCTGTGGGACCCCTGGATATGTGGGTGAGGGACGACACCCTGAGGCTTGCTGGGAGTGGGGTGGCCTGGGGGACCCTAGACAGCCGGGAAGGCTGTTGTGCCCGTTGCCTTTGTGTGGGCCATTCCTGGGCTTGAGTAGGCCGAGCCAGTGA